Genomic DNA from Streptomyces sp. GS7:
GGTTCGGGGCCCAGCTGCAGAAGGCGGGGCCCCGAACCTTCCTGAACACCACGACCTGCACAACCCCATCGGGGTCACAAGGCCACCGTCACGCAAGCCCGTCGGATTCGCCGACAGCATCCCGGTGAGGGGCGGGCAGCTGTCGAAGACGAGCACTCTGCCCCTCAGGTGGTCGCAGCGCGACACCGCGGTTCCGGGCACGGCTCTTCGCCCACGTACAGGCGATTGCCCATGGCTGCCGTGCTGCGGTAGGTCAGTAGTAGTGGCGCATGATCTCGGTGGCCCAGGCGGGTTGGGTGACGGTTCCTTGGGGGCTGAATTCGGTCATGTAGGGCTTGATGTCGAGGACGGGGGTGTCGTCGATGGCGTCCAGGCCCTGGACGTGGAGGTCGAGTCCGTCGATGTCGAGCAGGCGGCAGCGGGAGACGCCAAGGCGGTTGGGGCGGTTCTTGCCGCGCTGGGCGAAGATGCCGGCCAGGGGCCAGTCGGTGTTGCCGCGGGGGTGACGGGCCCCGGTCTCGATCCGGTCCACGGGGACGCGGTGGAAGTGGTAGACGACCTCCAGGTGGGAGAAGGCGTCCAGGCCCGCGACCGCGTCGGGGCCGAACCGGTCGGCATCCAGACGGATGACGGCCCGCTCCGTACCCCAGTCGTCGTCCCGGACCTCACCCCGTCCACCGACCACCCGGCCCACCGGACGACACACCACCTCGGAAGTGCCACTGTCACCGTCCCACACGCCGCCACGGACCAGCAGCTCACCCGGTACGGCCCGACGTACGGTCAGATAGACCTCCTCGCGCGACACACCCAACAACGTGCCCAACTCGTCGCGCAGTAGCACCAGCAGCCGCCCCACGGTCTCGCGCGGATAGGTCGCCTTGCATGTGATGAAGCCGATGGGGGCACGCGCACCAACGGCGGCCCGCTCCCAGTCCAGGCGGTGTGCCGCGTCGGGCTCGAGCCGCTGCCAGGTCACCCAGCAGTGCTCCGCCGGGATCCGCAGCAGTGTGGTGACCGCCTTGGCGACCTGCGCGAGGGCAGGCCGGCCAGGGCTCGGGTCGGGAGAGAGGAGGGTGATGACGGGCATGGGGGCGGTGCCTCTCTGGGGGTTCGGTCTTTGCGGGGCGGAGATTGCCTATGGCGCGTCGCGCTCAGGGGGTGAGTGTGGCCAGGAGTTTCGACCGGTCGATCTTTCCGTTGGCCGTGACCGGTAGGTGGTCCACGCGGCGTACGACGTCCGGGACGGCGTGTGGGGGAAGTTTCAACCCCAGTGAACGGCGCAACAGGATGGGGTCGGCGGGGCTGCTGCCCTCGCC
This window encodes:
- a CDS encoding SAM-dependent methyltransferase, with amino-acid sequence MVCRPVGRVVGGRGEVRDDDWGTERAVIRLDADRFGPDAVAGLDAFSHLEVVYHFHRVPVDRIETGARHPRGNTDWPLAGIFAQRGKNRPNRLGVSRCRLLDIDGLDLHVQGLDAIDDTPVLDIKPYMTEFSPQGTVTQPAWATEIMRHYY